In Paracoccus fistulariae, a single window of DNA contains:
- a CDS encoding YcbK family protein, protein MVARHRQTALDKLQALRDRLGKPLIVRSAYRSPEHNRAVGGAGRSKHLDGAAFDIAMANHDPVAFEAAAREVGFLGFGFYPRSGFIHVDLGPARQWGERFPVRATAFAAETPPAREVLADSRTMKGGGAAGVATLGAAGVEVAQQVLAETQTAILPLVPYLDTLRWVFIAVALGGIAVTIYARLDDWRRGQR, encoded by the coding sequence GTGGTCGCGCGCCATCGCCAAACCGCGCTCGACAAGCTGCAGGCGCTGCGCGACCGGCTGGGCAAGCCGCTGATCGTCCGCTCCGCCTACCGCAGCCCAGAGCACAACCGTGCCGTGGGGGGCGCGGGCCGGTCGAAGCATCTCGACGGCGCCGCCTTCGACATCGCCATGGCGAACCACGATCCGGTGGCCTTCGAGGCTGCGGCGCGCGAGGTCGGATTCCTCGGCTTCGGCTTCTACCCGCGATCGGGGTTCATCCATGTCGATCTCGGGCCCGCGCGGCAGTGGGGCGAGCGGTTCCCGGTCCGGGCGACGGCATTTGCAGCCGAGACGCCGCCCGCGCGCGAGGTGCTGGCTGACAGCCGCACCATGAAGGGCGGCGGGGCAGCCGGTGTGGCGACGCTGGGCGCGGCGGGCGTCGAGGTGGCGCAGCAGGTGCTGGCCGAGACCCAGACCGCGATCTTGCCGCTTGTGCCGTATCTCGACACGTTGCGTTGGGTATTCATCGCCGTGGCGCTTGGCGGCATCGCGGTCACGATCTACGCGCGTCTCGATGACTGGCGCCGAGGGCAGCGGTGA